The following proteins come from a genomic window of Gossypium raimondii isolate GPD5lz chromosome 5, ASM2569854v1, whole genome shotgun sequence:
- the LOC105766324 gene encoding zingipain-1, with protein sequence MCRTILESTIVDKHEQWMVDFSRKYESKLEKEKRLNIFKDNLEYIESFNNGGNRSFKLGLNEFADMTQDEFIATHTGYKMPSNSTLFESTSFMYENYLNAPTNFDWRDQNAVTHIKNQGKCGCCWAFSAVAAVEGLIKIKTGKLIPLSEQQLLDCSRNGGNQGCEGGWMMNAFDYISQNQGITSEESYPYKEMQETCDTQINEVATISGYQMVPKNDEEALLKAAANQPVSVALEGTGRDFRLYSGGVFTGDCGNSLTHAATIVGYGTSEEGLNYWLIKNSWGETWGENGYMRIQRNVETQGGLCGIAMKASYPIA encoded by the exons ATGTGTCGAACAATTCTTGAAAGCACCATTGTTGACAAACATGAGCAATGGATGGTTGATTTCAGTCGAAAATATGAGAGCAAATTAGAGAAGGAGAAGCGTCTTAATATATTCAAAGACAACTTGGAATATATTGAGAGCTTCAACAATGGCGGAAATAGGAGTTTTAAGTTAGGCCTCAATGAATTTGCAGACATGACACAGGATGAATTCATTGCAACTCACACTGGATACAAGATGCCGAGCAATTCCACATTGTTCGAATCAACATCGTTTATGTATGAAAACTACTTAAACGCTCCGACAAACTTCGATTGGAGGGACCAAAATGCCGTTACTCATATTAAGAATCAGGGTAAATGTG GATGTTGTTGGGCATTTTCAGCAGTGGCAGCCGTTGAAGggttaatcaaaatcaaaactgGTAAATTAATCCCATTATCTGAGCAACAACTGTTGGATTGCAGCAGAAATGGAGGAAACCAAGGTTGCGAAGGAGGATGGATGATGAATGCTTTCGATTACATTAGCCAAAACCAAGGAATAACCTCTGAAGAAAGCTACCCATATAAAGAAATGCAAGAAACTTGCGACACACAGATAAACGAAGTTGCCACCATCAGTGGCTATCAAATGGTGCCTAAAAACGACGAAGAAGCATTGCTTAAGGCCGCCGCGAATCAACCGGTCTCGGTTGCACTTGAAGGCACTGGACGAGACTTTCGGTTATACAGTGGTGGAGTGTTTACTGGAGATTGTGGAAATTCTCTCACCCATGCTGCCACCATTGTTGGATATGGGACAAGTGAAGAAGGTTTAAACTATTGGCTGATTAAGAATTCATGGGGAGAAACTTGGGGTGAAAATGGGTATATGAGGATTCAAAGGAATGTGGAAACGCAAGGTGGCTTATGTGGTATCGCCATGAAAGCTTCGTATCCAATTGCATAA